GGGAACATCCTCACGATCGATGACCGCAACCTGATGCACCGCAGGATGTTCGGCGATCACCGTCTCGACCTCACCGAGCTCGACACGGAAACCACGGATCTTGACCTGCTGATCGATACGGCCCAGATACTCCAACTCACCACCGGCCCCACGCCGCGCCAGATCCCCACTGCGATACATCGGCCCACCATGGAACGGATCGGTCAAAAAACGCTGAGCAGTGAGCTCAGGACGATTCAAATACCCCGCCGCCACCCCGGCACCGGCGATATAGAGCTCACCGGGCACACCGATGGGCACCGGCCGACCCTGCTCATCGAGCAGATAGATCCGGATATCGGGCAACGGCGCCCCGATCACACTGCCCACACCCGCAGCCAGATCAGCCCCGGTGATCCGCCGGCAGGTCACATACAACGTCGCCTCGGTGGGCCCGTACATATTGATGACCTGCGGACTGTCATCACCGTAACGCTCGAACCAGGGCGCCAAACTCGCCAACTGCAATGCCTCACCGCACAACAACACATAACGCAACGCAAACCCAGCACGCGGGGCAACCCGATCGACATCGATGAACGCACAAAACCCGGTCGGCGTCTGACTGAGCACACTGACCCGTTCACGCTCCACCAACCCACGAAACGCCGCCGGATCACGACTGGTGTCATGATCGACCACCACCAGCCGGCCCCCGACCAGCAACGCCCCCCACAACTCCGACACCGAGATGTCAAACGAATACGAATGCCACAACGTCCACACATCATCGGGCCCGAAACCAAACCGCTCAATCGTGGTCTCGAACAGCCGCAACACATTACGGTGAGTCACCCGCACACCCTTGGGCTGACCAGTCGAACCCGAGGTATACATCACATACGCCAGATCCCCACCGCGACCCTGCACCGCCGGCGACACAGAACCGCAACCCACCACCGGCAACGGCTCATCAAGACACACACACCGCACCGACAACCCACCCAGTTCCCCCACCACACCACGCTGGGTCAACACCACCCCCACCCCGGCATCAGCGAGCATGAACCCCACCCGCTCCACCGGATACAACGGATCCAACGGCAGATAAGCCGCCCCCACCTTCAAAATCCCCAGAATCCCCACCACCACATCAACACCACGGGCAACCCGAAGACCCACCACCGCACCGGCACCCACACCCAACCCACGCAGACACCCCGCCACCGCCTCAGCCCGACAGTCAAGCTCGGCATAACTCAACTCCACCCGACCACCCACACCATCAGCACACACCGCCACCGCATCCGGACGCGCCGCCACCTGACGCGCAAAACCCGCATGCAACGTCACATCCCGAGGCACCACCACCGGAACCCCACCATCACCCACCAACACCACACGCTCACCCACACTCAGCAGTGACATGTCGGCCAGTCGACGGGTCGGCTCCGCCACGATCTGTTCGAGCAGCAGACGGTACTGGGCGAGCCAGCGTGCGACCGTCGCCTCGTCGAACAGATCGGCATTGAACTCACATTCGAGCACGACGCGGTCGCCGTCATCGATGGCGGTGACACCGAACTCGAAGTTGTAGTACGCCTTCGGCATCTCAAGACCGGCGACAACGACATCACCGAAATCGAAGGTGCTGCTGAACTTGTCGTTGAAGAACAGGGACACCAGCGGCATCCGGCCCGGATCCCTGGGCAGCCTCAGCCGCTGCACCAGCGTGCCGAAGGTGAGGCGCTGATGCGCCTGGGCATCGAAGAATGCGCTGCGCACCGCGCGCAGGTGTTCGGCGAAGGTCAGCTCCTCATCGATGTGGCAGCGCAGCGGAATGGTGTTGACACCGTGCGCCACCAGGTGACGGTTCTCCTGGAGCGCCTGACTCGCCATTGGCACACCGATGATGAAGTCGTCGGCGGCGGTGAGGCGCCCGACGAGCACCTCGAAGGCCGCCAGCATCGCCACGAACTGGGTCGCCCCCTGCTGCGCCGCGGTCGCGCGGAAGTCGTTGAAGACCGCCTTGTCGATGCTCAGGACCTGCCTGCCGGCGCTGTAGGTCTTATACACCGGGCGTGCGTGATCGAGGGGCAGTTCGAAAGACGGGACTCCACTCGCATATTGCTCGGTCCAGAAGTCCAGTGCCGCATCGGTTTCGGCGAGGATATCGGCTCGCTGCTGGTCGGCCACGAAGTCACGGAAGGATGCGGCCGGGGCCAGCTCGGCCGCCAGCCCGACCCGGTCGGCCGCATAGATTCGGGCCAGGTCATCGAAGATCACGGTCGAGGACCATCCGTCGACGATCACGTGGTGCGCGGTGAACACGAATCGGTGGCGGTCGGGGGCCTCGTGGACGATTTCCGCGCGCCACAACGGTGCGGTGCCCAGATCGAACGGTGTGCGGGTCTCTCGATCGACGATGCCCGCGATCACCGTCTCACGCTCTCCGGGCCCGAGTCCGGAGAGGTCGGTCAGTACCGGTGCAACCGCCACCTCGGACAGGATGCGCTGCGATTCGTCGACCAGATCGATCGAGATGCGCAGGGCCTCATGCCGCTGTACGACTTCGGACAGCGCATACTGCAACGATTCCACCGACAGCGCACCGTGCAGCGTCAGCACGAAACACTGGTTGTACGAGCAGTTGGCCTCATCGCTCATGAGGGTCGCCGCACAGATCTCACGTTGCGGCTCGGTCAGTGCGAAGTCGTCGTCGTTCGCCGCGAACGGATCGAAATCGACGGATTCGAAGTGCGCCATCACGTCACCGCCGCCCGACCAGGGCACGGCTGCGCGCATGGGCTTCGCGTTGTCTGCGTGCGCGATCCATCGCCTCGCCGGTGCTGACGGTCCTGTGCTGCTCACCCGCGAGGTGGCGCGCCAGCGTACGCACGGTCGGGTACTGCAGCAGGGCGACGATCGGCAGATCGGCGCGCAGTTTGTCCGTCAGTTGCGCGTGCACCCTGATGCTGAGCAGCGAATCGCCGCCCAGTTCGAAGAAGTGGTCGTCGAGACCCACGCTGTCGACGCGCAGTACCGCCTTCCAGACGTCGGCGATCGTCTCTTCTGCCGGGTTACGCGGACCCGACGGAGGTTCGCCGTTGCTGCTGCGTTGGTGGGTGGGTGCGGGTAAGGCTTTGCGGTCGAGTTTGGCGCTGGTGGTCAACGGCAGCGCATCGAGGTACTGGAAGTGCGCGGGCACCATGTACTCGGGCAACCGGGTGTGCAGCACCTGACGCAGATCAGCGATCAACGACGGCCCCGCATCCACGGCCACCAGATACGCGACAAGCTTCTTCTCACCGGGAACATCCTCACGATCGATGACCGCAACCTGATGCACCGCAGGATGTTCGGCGATCACCGTCTCGACCTCACCGAGCTCGACACGGAAACCACGGATCTTGACCTGCTGATCGATACGGCCCAGATACTCCAACTCACCACCGGCCCCACGCCGCGCCAGATCCCCACTGCGATACATCGGCCCACCATGGAACGGATCGGTCAAAAAACGCTGAGCAGTGAGCTCAGGACGATTCAAATACCCCGCCGCCACCCCGGCACCGGCGATATAGAGCTCACCGGGCACACCGATGGGCACCGGCCGACCCTGCTCATCGAGCAGATAGATCCGGATATCGGGCAACGGCGCCCCGATCACACTGCCCACACCCGCAGCCAGATCAGCCCCGGTGATCCGCCGGCAGGTCACATACAACGTCGCCTCGGTGGGCCCGTACATATTGATGACCTGCGGACTGTCATCACCGTAACGCTCGAACCAGGGCGCCAAACTCGCCAACTGCAATGCCTCACCGCACAACAACACATAACGCAACGCAAACCCAGCACGCGGGGCAACCCGATCGACATCGATGAACGCACAAAACCCGGTCGGCGTCTGACTGAGCACACTGACCCGTTCACGCTCCACCAACCCACGAAACGCCGCCGGATCACGACTGGTGTCATGATCGACCACCACCAGCCGGCCCCCGACCAGCAACGCCCCCCACAACTCCGACACCGAGATGTCAAACGAATACGAATGCCACAACGTCCACACATCATCGGGCCCGAAACCAAACCGCTCAATCGTGGTCTCGAACAGCCGCAACACATTACGGTGAGTCACCCGCACACCCTTGGGCTGACCAGTCGAACCCGAGGTATACATCACATACGCCAGATCCCCACCGCGACCCTGCACCGCCGGCGACACAGAACCGCAACCCACCACCGGCAACGGCTCATCAAGACACACACACCGCACCGACAACCCACCCAGTTCCCCCACCACACCACGCTGGGTCAACACCACCCCCACCCCGGCATCAGCGAGCATGAACCCCACCCGCTCCACCGGATACAACGGATCCAACGGCAGATAAGCCGCCCCCACCTTCAAAATCCCCAGAATCCCCACCACCACATCAACACCACGGGCAACCCGAAGACCCACCACCGCACCGGCACCCACACCCAACCCACGCAGACACCCCGCCACCGCCTCAGCCCGACAGTCAAGCTCGGCATAACTCAACTCCACCCGACCACCCACACCATCAGCACACACCGCCACCGCATCCGGACGCGCCGCCACCTGACGCGCAAAACCCGCATGCAACGTCACATCCCGAGGCACCACCACCGGAACCCCACCATCACCCACCAACACCACACGCTCACCCACACTCAGCGGGTCGAGTTGACCGAGGAACTTCGGTTCGCCATCGGCGAACTGCGCCAGCAGGTGCACCAGGTGGCCGAGCATCCGCGTGACGGCCGGCGCGGCGAAACGCTTGGTCGAGTAGTCCAGCCGCAGCAGCATGGCGCCGGAGCCGTCGTCGCCGTAGGCCATCAGTGCGAGTGGGAAGTTCGTCTGTCCCCGGTACTCGAAATGCCGGCCCGGCATCTGGAGTTGCATGTCGAGAGTGTGGTGGTCGTAGACGATCACACTCTCGAACAGCGGTGCGCCGCGGGCCACCCCGCTGCACGCCTGCACGGTGCCCAGCGGGGTCTGCTCGTAGGGGCGCAGCGCGCTCTGCTGAGCGCGCAGCGCGCGCAGCCACGGCCCGATCTCGGCGTCGCCGTCGACGCCGACCCGCATGGGGAGGGTATTGATGAACAGGCCGGTGATCCGGTCGGCGTCATCGAATCCGGTGATGCGGCCGGCGCGCGTCACCCCGAACACGATGTCGGACTCTCCGGAGTAGCGGTGCAGCAGGACCGCCCATGCGGCCTGCACCATCGTGCTGACCGAGACATCGGCCCGGTGCGCCGCGTGGCGCAGCTGCTCGGTCAGATCCTTCGGCAGACGCTGCTCACAGGCGCTCGCCGGTGCGGTGCTCTCATCGGCGGCATGCGGTGCGTCGATCCCGAAGGGTGTCGACATGCCGAAGTCACCCAGCCGCTCGCGCCAGAATGTCTCGGCGACACCGTGATCGAGCGAGCGACGCCATTCGATGTAGTCGCGGTACGGACGTGCCGCCGGCAATGACAACAACTCCCCACGCTGCGCGGCCTCATAGAGCGCGAACCATTCGTGCAACACGATGTAGGAACGTCCGTCGAGCAGGGCGTGGTGAAATGTCCACAGAACTCTGCTCTTTACCGCGGGAAGCCGGGCGATGAAGAGCCTCATCATCGGGGCATCGGACATGTCGACATCGAGGCGGCTGTCGGCGAGCACGTGGGCATCGAAGCGCTCGTCGGCCGCCTCCGGGGCGATATCGCGCCAGTCGGCGACGGTGGCGGCGAGTGGCGCATGCGCCAGCACTTCCTGGCACGGCTCCCCGACGTCCACCCAGCGGAATCGCGTGCGCATGACCGAATGCCGTTGCATCACCTGTGCCATGGCCTGTTCGAACAGCGCGACGTCGAGTTCCTCGTCCACCGAGATGACGACATGTTCGATGTTCGTGCCGTCCCCCGGCGCGCTCAATGCCTGATACAGCATGCTCGCCTGCATCGGCGACAGCTCGTAACTGTCCACCACCTCATCCATGCGCCATCTCCTCCCCGACACTGGCACCGACAACCTGCAGATATTTGCCAGGACGGTCCGGATCGGGCACGAACCAGGCCTCGCGCCCGTGGGCGTCGCGGCCTCGGCGCGGCGTCGCGGCGCGCTCGGGCAGGACACCGTCGGCCCGCATCTGCGCGAGGCTCTCACCGAAGGCCGAGACGACACACTCGAGATCGGCATCGGTGTGCGCGAGCGTCAGGAATCCCGGCCCGTCTTCCCTGGTGTGCACACCGCGCGCCCGCATGAGTGCGTGGTACAGCGGTTCGAGTGGCAGTCCGGGCGGGAACGACACGTCGAACCAGGACGAGAAATGCCGGATGTGCACCGGCGCATCGAGTTCGGCGCTGACGGTGCGCAGCCGTTCTGTGAAGGCGGTGGTGCGCTGGTTGAGCCCGCGCTGCAGGGCGGGACCATCGTCGCGGAGTCGTCGCAACACCACGCGCGCCGCTGCCAGGGCCAGCGGTGAGCCACCGGCGTGCGAACCATCGAGATACTTCGCACTGCCCGCGACGATCCCGATCGGCAGTCCGCCACCGGCGACCTTGCCGTAGACGGCGATGTCGGATTGCACACCGAACAGCGCCTGGGCGCCGCCGGGGTGGGTGCGAAATCCGGAGCGGACCTCATCGAGGATGAGTGCCACGCCCGTCGCGGCGGTCACCTCGCGCACGGCGTTCAGGAACTCCCGTGGGGCGTGGTCGCGGTGCCGCCGCACCGGCACGGGTTCGACCAGCACGCCGGCGAGCTCCCCGCGCATCGACCTGATCGTCGCGAGCGCCGCTGCACTGCCGTACGCGAGGGCGACCACCCGGCCGCCCGGCACGGTCTCCACGGTGTGACCCGCGCCGGTGACCGCCACGATCGTGTCGCACCCGGACCGGGTGCGGGCAATGTGGACGGCCGCCGTCAGGGCACCGGATTCGTCGGGATAGAACGCAGCACGCTGCATGCCGACCATCTCGCACACGAGGGCTGCGACTTCGGTCGCCAGCGCGTCCGGCGATCCGCTCGCCGAGTCGGAGGCGTACTCGGTCTCGATGGCGTCGCGGATGAAGGCCGGGTCATGGCCGAAGAAGACGGCGCCGCCGCCGTTGGTGAGATCGATGTGAGCCCGCCCGCCGGCATCGCGCAGGTACGCACCCGAGGACTGCACCGCGATGGCCGGGCCGACCGCCTCCTGCCAGCGGTGCCGTTCGATCAGCGTGGTGAGACGCTGCTGTTGTCGATCGGTCAGCCCGACCGCGGGCGCGCGTGTCGGCGCAGCCGGGACCGGGGCGGGTAGGATCCGCGGGGCCGCGAGGTCAGGGGTGTCATCCGGTGTCGCAGCCATGATGTGGTCGATGAGCAGGTCGAATGTCGGCGCTTCCTCGACCAGGGTGCGCACGGTGATCGTGGTCGCGAACTGCTTCTGCAACGCACTGGCGGCCTGGGTGAGGAACAGCGAATCGAAGCCCATCTGCAGGAAGCTCGCACCCGGCGTCAGATCCGACCGGTCGACTCCGGACAGCTCGACGAACACCGTGTGCAGGTGAGCCAGCAGGGTGGCGGAACGGTCACCGGAGTCGGGCGTGATCGACCGGGATGCAGAGGAATTCGGCACCGGGTCGGGTGAGGCAGCCGGCTGTGTCGATTCACGCCCCGGACTCGGGTCGACCCAGTGCCGGCGGCGCCGGAAAGGGTAGGTGGGCAGCGCGACGCGCCGGCGGGTCCCGCCGTGCAGACCGTGCCAGTCGATATCGGCACCACGAGTCCACAGCCGGCCCGCGGCGGCCAGCAGGCAGTCGACGTCCGGACCCCTCTCCTGACCGGGATGCAGCGATGTCGTGATCAGCTGTTCGGGCAGTCGCCGCTCATGCTGGCGGGCCAGCATGGACAGCGTCTGGCCCGGACCGACCTCCACGAGCGCGATCCGCGGATCCAGCAGCGCCCCCACACCGGTCGCGAACTGCACCGGCTCCCGCAGCTGTCGGGCCCAGTACTGCGGATCGCACGCTTCGGCATCGGTGATCGGGCGCCCGGTCAGGCTGGAGATCCACCGCAATGCCGGTGCGGTGCGCGATGTTCCGGCCACCAGTTCGGCGAACGGCTGTACCGCGGGCTCCATCATCGGCGAGTGGTACGCATGTGAGGTGTGCAGGCGTCGGTGCGCGACACCGATCGCGGCCAACCTCGCCTCGAAGCCGGCGATGGCGTCGTGCGGACCCGAGACGACGGTGTGTTTGGGTCCGTTGAATGCGGCGATCGCCACATCGGGAGTCAGCTCGGCGGTGACCAGATCCGCGGGGGCGCGCACACCGAGCATCGCCCCGGCCGGCATACTGCCCATCAGGCGGGCGCGAGCCGCGACGAGCAGCAGCGCCTCGTCCCGCGAGAACGTGCCGCCGACACAGGCGGCGACGAACTCACCGATACTGTGACCGATCATCGCGGTGGGCTGCACCCCCCAGGACATCCACACCTGGGCCAAGGCATATTCGATCGCGAAGAGCGCGGGCTGGGTGATCGCGGTCTGACTCAGCTGCGCGTGCGCGCTGTCACGATCGGGGTCACCCGGATACAGGACACCGAGCAGATCGACTCCGGTCTCGGTCCGCAGCACCCGCGCGCACGCGTCCATCGTCTCCCGGAACAGCGGCTCCGATTCGTAGAGTCCACGGCCCATGTCCACGTACTGCGAGCCCTGCCCCGGAAACATGAACGCGACGCCACCGGACAATTCGGCGGGTGCGCCCCGGCCCTGCACCCGCAGCGGGTCGGCGGTGGTCAGCAGTGCGATCGCGTCGTCGCGATCGCGGCACACCACCGCGCGGCGGTGCCCGAAGCGACGGCGGCCGACCTGAAGGGTGTACGCGATATCGGCGAGATCGGCGCTGAGGTCCTGTTCGAGGTGGTCCTTGAGATTGTGGGCCACCCGATCGAGGGCCTGCGGGTCGCGTGCGGACAGCACCAGCAGCTGCGCAGGCCGGGAGGCGGGCACAGCCGGTCCCGCACTGGGCGCCTCTTCGAGTACCACGTGTGCGTTCGTCCCACCGAGGCCGAACGAGCTGACGCCGGCCCGACGCGGGGTCGGTCCCTCGGGCCAACGGCGCTGGTCGGCATTGACGAAGAACGGGGTGCTCTCGATGCCGAGCTTCGGGTTCGGCGACTCGAAGTTGATGCTCGCGGGGAGTACCCGGTGGTGCAGTGCGAGGCTGGTCTTGATCAGTCCCGCGACACCGGCGGCGACGTCCAGGTGTCCGATGTTCGACTTGACCGACCCGATCGCGCAGAAGCCGTTCTCTTCGGCGCCGCCGGTGCGGAAGGCCTGGGTGAGCCCCGCGATCTCGATCGGGTCGCCGAGCGCGGTGCCGGTGCCGTGGGCTTCGACATAGGAGATCGTCGCGGGATCGATACCCCCGAGCATCTGCGCCATGGAGATCACCCGGGCATGACCGTCGACGCTCGGCGCGGTGAACCCGACCTTGGCATTGCCGTCATTGTTGACCGCCGATCCCTTGACGACGGCATAGATCGTGTCGCCGTCCTCGATCGCGTCGCGCAGCCGGCGCAGCACCACGACGCCGAGTCCGTTGCTGGACACCGTGCCTGCGGCATCGCGATCGAACGGCCGGCAGTGACCGTCGGGAGCCAGGATAGAGCCTTCTTCGTGGAGATACCCGCGTCGCTGCGGCAGCATGATCGACACCCCACCGGCGAGCGCCATATCGCACTGATAGGTCTGCAGGCTCTGCACCGCGGTGCAGACTGCGACCAATGAGGTCGAGCAGGCGTTCTGGATGTTCAGGGCGGGGCCCTTGAGGTCGAACTTGTAGGACACCCGTGTCGCGACATAGTCGTTCGAGTTGCCCAGCATGACCATGATCGGACCGAGCGGATCGGTTACATCGTTGCGTGACAGCAGATTCTGCAGATAGTAACTACTTGTGGTGGCCCCGGCGAAGACACCGATCGGGCCGTCGAACCGCTGGGCATCGTGTCCGGATTGCTCGATGGCTTCCCACGCCGCCTGTAGGAAGAGCCGCTGCTGTGGATCGACGATGGCGGCCTCTTTAGGAGTTAAACCGAAGAACTCCTCGTCGAACTCGTCGACACCCTCCAGCACACCACGGGCCCGCACGTAGTGCGCACGGGTCTGTGCGTCCCCGGCTTCGCCCTGCGGACGTTCGAGTTCCTCGGGTCCGAAGCGCGTGATGCACTCACGGCCGGCCAGCAGGTTCTGCCACAGCGCGGAGACACTCGGCGAGTCCGGAAAGCGTCCGGCCATCCCGATGATCGCAATGCCGTCGAGCGGATCGTATGCGTCGGAGTACATTGGATGGCCGCCCCCACGTCCGGTTATGTTGGTGTGCTGGTTTTTTGACTTTGGCCCGCACATGGCTCGAAAGACGATATGACGTCTCTTCTGTGACCGAAGAGTACGAGTATGCGGCGAGTTTCGCTAGGGGTCTCACGACGTAACCGACAGGGGTGTAGGCATTTTGGCGACCGACACCGGCTTCCGGAGGCCCCTGCAACGCCCACCGGTGAACCGGGGGCTAGTTCTCCATCACCCCCGGGTCTAGTTCCTCCGGACCCGGGGGACCGGCAGGTTCTGGACCCTCGTATCACCGTGCATCTGCGCTTAGGGCGCCGCGCCCGCCGCGGAAACGTCTGCACAATCAGCGCAATGGTCCGGCGTGGGCGCGAGCGCACGAAACCCGAGAGCTAGCCGGGTTAATCCAGGGACTGGGTAGCGATTCATCCGAAATATCGTTCCTATGGTCCATGTACTGCCGGCAGCCAGCAAACAATAGTGAGCATGTGCTTCACGAGATGACTCGACATGGTGTTCTCAGCGAGTGTTCGTGCAGCCCGTCTGCTGACATTGATCGGCCGTCTCGCCGTCCGGGCTCTTCACCGGAGTCCGAGCCGCGGCCTGAATGGGGGATCTGACGTGAAGGTCGCCGTAATCGGAGCCGGGTACCTGGGGCTGACACATGCCGCATGTCTGGCGCAACTCGGGCACAGCGTGCTGACCGCCGATACCGATCCGGACAAGGTGGCCAGACTGCGTTCTGGCGCAGTGCCGTTCTTCGAGCCGGGACTGGACATCATCGTCGGCGAGGGCATGGCCTCCGGACGTCTCGCGTTCACCGAATCATCCTATGAGGCAGCAGCATTCGCGGACATATATTTCATCACCGTTGGCACACCGCAGAACAAGGACGATGCGAGCGCCGACCTGTCCTACGTCGAGGCGGCGATCGACTCCCTGTGCCGCCATCTCGACCGGCCCGCGCTCATCGTCGGCAAGTCGACGGTGCCGGTGGGAACGGCGCAGCGGCTGGCGGATCGGGTACGCCGGACCGCCCCGGCCGGCGCCGCGGTGAAGCTGACGTGGAATCCGGAGTTCCTCAGGGAAGGGTTCGCGATACGGGACACCTTGCATCCCGACCGGATCGTGTTGGGTCTGGAGGACCGTTGCGACCTCCGCTCCGAGGAGATCATCCGGGAACTGTATGCCCCTCTTCTGGACGAGGGCATCCCGTTCCTGGTGACGAGCCTCGAGACCGCCGAACTGGCCAAGGTAGCGGCCAATGCGTTCCTCGCCACGAAGATCTCGTTCATCAACGCGATCGCCGAAGTGTGTGAGGCCGCCTCTGCGGATGTCACATCGCTCGCCGACGTGATCGGGTACGACGACCGCATCGGACGCCGGTTCCTCAACGCCGGGTTGGGGTTCGGTGGCGGCTGTCTGTCCAAGGACATCCGAGCATTCATCTCCCGCGCACACGAACTGGGAGTGGGCGAATCATTGAACTTCCTTCGGGAGATCGACGGCATCAACCTCCGGCGCCGTACCCGCGTGGTCACGATGGCCCGGGAGGAGTGTGGATCATTCGCCGGGGCACGGGTCGCTGTCCTCGGTTCGGCGTTCAAACCGAACACCGATGACATCCGCGATTCGCCCGCGCTGGCCGTCGCCGACCAGATCCGTTCGGAGGGCGCGGATGTGACGGTCTACGACCCCAAGGCGATGGACAACTCCCGGAAATCTTTCCCGGCGCTCAACTTTGCGTTCTCCGCTGTCGAGGCCTGCATGGAAGCCGATGCCGTTCTCGTCCTCACCGAGTGGGATGAATTCCGCCGGCTTCGGCCACAGGAACTGGCCGATGTCACCACATCCCGGCGCATCATCGACGCGCGAAACTGCCTCGATCCGGATATCTGGCGGGCGGCGGGCTGGACCTATCGCGGGCTGGGATGCCAATGACGACTTTCAATGATCGGATCCACTCGGACAACAGAGGAAAACACTCATGAGGATTCTCGTCACCGGTGGAGCCGGCTTCCTTGGATCGAACCTGTGCACCGTGCTCGTCGGACGTGGGGACACGGTGTTCTGCATCGACGATCTGTCGACCGGCCGCCGCGCGAATCTGGAACACCTCTTCACCTCACCCCAGTTCACCTTCATCGAAGACACAGTTCTGGAACCGATCTCTTTGACCGAAAGCGTCGACGGCGTCGTACATCTGGCCAGTCCGGCCTCGCCACCGGCATACCTCGAACGACCGATCTTCACCTTGCGCACCGGCTCGGAAGGCACCCGCAACGCGCTCGACTTCGCACTTGCGCAATCGGCCCGCTTCGTCCTGGCCTCGACCAGCGAGGTCTATGGCGACCCGCTGGTCCATCCGCAATCAGAGGACTACTGGGGCAATGTCAACCCGCTCGGCCCGCGCAGCGTCTACGACGAGGCGAAGCGCTATGCAGAATCGTTGACCACCGCCTACCGCACCTCGCACGGAGTGGACACCGGGATCGTGCGCATCTTCAACACCTACGGACCCGGGATGCGCTCCGACGACGGGCGGGTCGTGACCAACTTCATCGACCAGGCACTGCGTTGCGCACCCCTCACGGTCTTCGGCGACGGCAGCCAGACCCGGAGCCTGTGCTACGTGGACGACCTCGTCCGGGGATTGGTGGCGATGCTCGACTCGCACGAACAGGGGCCGATCAACCTGGGCAACCCAACCGAGCTCACGGTGCACCAGATCGCAGATTTGGTAGCCGAATTGGTGGGCTCGTCGTCCGAGATCGAGCGCCACCCGCTCCCCGAGGACGATCCCACCCGCCGCAAGCCCGACATCACCAGGGCCCGCCAAGTACTCGGGTGGAACCCCGAGGTCGACCTGCGGGACGGGCTCGCGCGCACCATCGAGTGGCATATCGCGACGATGCAGGAGATCCGCGCATCATGAGTACGCCGGGAAGTACCGCCGACAAGCGGGTCCAGGTGGCCGATACCGGGCGAGGGCCGACACTGGATGCCGCGCCATCGCCGCGCACCGACCTCACCCGTCCGCGGTGGCAGGAGCGCTATGCCGCCACCCTGCGCATCACCGACGCCATCGTGGTGTGCGCGG
The sequence above is drawn from the Mycolicibacterium neoaurum VKM Ac-1815D genome and encodes:
- a CDS encoding non-ribosomal peptide synthetase, encoding MRAAVPWSGGGDVMAHFESVDFDPFAANDDDFALTEPQREICAATLMSDEANCSYNQCFVLTLHGALSVESLQYALSEVVQRHEALRISIDLVDESQRILSEVAVAPVLTDLSGLGPGERETVIAGIVDRETRTPFDLGTAPLWRAEIVHEAPDRHRFVFTAHHVIVDGWSSTVIFDDLARIYAADRVGLAAELAPAASFRDFVADQQRADILAETDAALDFWTEQYASGVPSFELPLDHARPVYKTYSAGRQVLSIDKAVFNDFRATAAQQGATQFVAMLAAFEVLVGRLTAADDFIIGVPMASQALQENRHLVAHGVNTIPLRCHIDEELTFAEHLRAVRSAFFDAQAHQRLTFGTLVQRLRLPRDPGRMPLVSLFFNDKFSSTFDFGDVVVAGLEMPKAYYNFEFGVTAIDDGDRVVLECEFNADLFDEATVARWLAQYRLLLEQIVAEPTRRLADMSLLSVGERVVLVGDGGVPVVVPRDVTLHAGFARQVAARPDAVAVCADGVGGRVELSYAELDCRAEAVAGCLRGLGVGAGAVVGLRVARGVDVVVGILGILKVGAAYLPLDPLYPVERVGFMLADAGVGVVLTQRGVVGELGGLSVRCVCLDEPLPVVGCGSVSPAVQGRGGDLAYVMYTSGSTGQPKGVRVTHRNVLRLFETTIERFGFGPDDVWTLWHSYSFDISVSELWGALLVGGRLVVVDHDTSRDPAAFRGLVERERVSVLSQTPTGFCAFIDVDRVAPRAGFALRYVLLCGEALQLASLAPWFERYGDDSPQVINMYGPTEATLYVTCRRITGADLAAGVGSVIGAPLPDIRIYLLDEQGRPVPIGVPGELYIAGAGVAAGYLNRPELTAQRFLTDPFHGGPMYRSGDLARRGAGGELEYLGRIDQQVKIRGFRVELGEVETVIAEHPAVHQVAVIDREDVPGEKKLVAYLVAVDAGPSLIADLRQVLHTRLPEYMVPAHFQYLDALPLTTSAKLDRKALPAPTHQRSQPCPFVDPRSTSEALVVAAFSEALRRSDIGVFDNFFDLGGHSLMAARVMANVCESARVELPLRNLFERPTPEQLAAAIDALSWATVGSDRLAFAGSGEREEIEL
- a CDS encoding non-ribosomal peptide synthetase, whose product is MDEVVDSYELSPMQASMLYQALSAPGDGTNIEHVVISVDEELDVALFEQAMAQVMQRHSVMRTRFRWVDVGEPCQEVLAHAPLAATVADWRDIAPEAADERFDAHVLADSRLDVDMSDAPMMRLFIARLPAVKSRVLWTFHHALLDGRSYIVLHEWFALYEAAQRGELLSLPAARPYRDYIEWRRSLDHGVAETFWRERLGDFGMSTPFGIDAPHAADESTAPASACEQRLPKDLTEQLRHAAHRADVSVSTMVQAAWAVLLHRYSGESDIVFGVTRAGRITGFDDADRITGLFINTLPMRVGVDGDAEIGPWLRALRAQQSALRPYEQTPLGTVQACSGVARGAPLFESVIVYDHHTLDMQLQMPGRHFEYRGQTNFPLALMAYGDDGSGAMLLRLDYSTKRFAAPAVTRMLGHLVHLLAQFADGEPKFLGQLDPLSVGERVVLVGDGGVPVVVPRDVTLHAGFARQVAARPDAVAVCADGVGGRVELSYAELDCRAEAVAGCLRGLGVGAGAVVGLRVARGVDVVVGILGILKVGAAYLPLDPLYPVERVGFMLADAGVGVVLTQRGVVGELGGLSVRCVCLDEPLPVVGCGSVSPAVQGRGGDLAYVMYTSGSTGQPKGVRVTHRNVLRLFETTIERFGFGPDDVWTLWHSYSFDISVSELWGALLVGGRLVVVDHDTSRDPAAFRGLVERERVSVLSQTPTGFCAFIDVDRVAPRAGFALRYVLLCGEALQLASLAPWFERYGDDSPQVINMYGPTEATLYVTCRRITGADLAAGVGSVIGAPLPDIRIYLLDEQGRPVPIGVPGELYIAGAGVAAGYLNRPELTAQRFLTDPFHGGPMYRSGDLARRGAGGELEYLGRIDQQVKIRGFRVELGEVETVIAEHPAVHQVAVIDREDVPGEKKLVAYLVAVDAGPSLIADLRQVLHTRLPEYMVPAHFQYLDALPLTTSAKLDRKALPAPTHQRSSNGEPPSGPRNPAEETIADVWKAVLRVDSVGLDDHFFELGGDSLLSIRVHAQLTDKLRADLPIVALLQYPTVRTLARHLAGEQHRTVSTGEAMDRARRQREAHARSRALVGRR